One part of the Candidatus Borreliella tachyglossi genome encodes these proteins:
- a CDS encoding phosphoglucomutase codes for MLKHYRLNMINLRNAFNEMLLSPSGFRKIFAKSKDENSIDSEINDDDKILIAIITFTISNYFKDKPKKYINIGLDSRVTGNIISKIVIQTLILNNNNINFFEILPIPEILAYTKSSANSKGFIYISASHNPQGYNGFKIGLDDGGVLNAKEINKIIIQLKSNIENENLIKFLIENLINFHINDPHLKQYEATIKAKAHNKTNSYNAYKSLMQEIIYTDKCSKEIIESLKENTKKNPIGIIGEMNGSSRINSIDKEIIESLGLKLELHNTQIGSFKHGMTPAGDSLNMCKHILEKKYKKDNSFQLGYVPDCDGDRGNLVFINKIKEKANIIESQQLFALSVLSELSYLYYTGVKSNLAIVVNDATSLNIEKIASLFNTEVHRVEVGEANLTEMADILRKKGLIVKILGEGSNGGNITYPSKVRDPLTTIFSIIKLLRIKDLYKTWCELSSNQYKENYNLEDVLNTISFYSNIDASSTKAMIKIKVENQGILKTNYEKLLKKEIKNNNQLFQKLLIVNYEIINYDGINQNQTRTENSSGGLRVLLKNKSNEIIASLWMRVSKTEPILRVLSEIRSENKDKLLELLDFNKHLIKEAQS; via the coding sequence TTAAAACATTATAGACTAAACATGATAAATTTAAGGAATGCTTTTAATGAAATGCTTCTCTCTCCTTCGGGATTTAGAAAAATATTTGCAAAATCAAAAGATGAAAATTCAATAGACTCTGAAATAAATGATGACGATAAAATATTAATTGCGATAATAACATTTACAATATCAAATTATTTTAAAGATAAACCAAAAAAGTATATTAATATAGGACTAGACTCAAGAGTAACTGGAAACATTATCTCAAAAATAGTAATTCAAACACTAATACTTAATAACAATAATATCAACTTTTTTGAAATACTTCCAATACCAGAAATTTTAGCTTATACAAAGAGTAGTGCAAACTCAAAAGGATTCATATATATTTCTGCCAGCCATAATCCTCAAGGATACAACGGATTTAAAATTGGCTTAGATGATGGAGGCGTACTAAATGCAAAAGAAATAAATAAAATAATAATTCAACTTAAATCAAATATTGAAAACGAAAATTTAATAAAATTCCTAATAGAAAATTTAATAAACTTTCATATAAATGATCCACATCTAAAACAATACGAAGCAACTATCAAAGCAAAGGCACACAATAAGACAAATTCCTATAACGCATATAAATCATTAATGCAAGAAATAATATACACAGATAAATGTAGCAAGGAAATTATTGAATCTTTAAAAGAAAACACCAAAAAAAATCCCATAGGAATAATAGGCGAAATGAATGGTAGCTCCCGAATTAATTCAATAGATAAAGAAATAATTGAATCTTTAGGATTAAAATTAGAACTTCATAACACACAAATTGGATCCTTTAAGCATGGAATGACTCCTGCAGGCGATTCTTTAAACATGTGTAAGCATATACTAGAAAAAAAATATAAGAAAGATAATTCTTTTCAACTAGGCTATGTCCCTGACTGTGACGGGGATAGAGGGAATTTGGTATTCATTAATAAAATTAAAGAAAAAGCAAACATTATTGAATCACAACAGCTATTTGCTCTCTCGGTACTATCAGAGCTTAGTTATCTTTACTATACTGGAGTTAAAAGCAACTTGGCAATTGTGGTAAATGACGCAACCTCATTAAATATTGAAAAAATAGCAAGTTTATTTAATACAGAAGTTCACAGAGTTGAAGTTGGTGAGGCTAACTTAACGGAAATGGCGGATATTTTAAGAAAAAAAGGTTTAATAGTGAAAATTTTAGGTGAAGGGTCTAATGGGGGAAATATTACATATCCTTCAAAAGTAAGAGATCCCCTAACAACGATTTTTAGCATAATAAAATTACTTAGAATAAAAGATCTGTACAAAACATGGTGCGAATTATCTAGCAATCAATACAAAGAAAACTACAATCTAGAAGATGTATTAAATACAATAAGTTTTTATAGTAATATAGACGCATCATCCACAAAGGCTATGATAAAAATTAAAGTAGAAAATCAGGGAATACTAAAAACTAATTATGAAAAATTATTAAAAAAAGAAATAAAAAATAACAATCAACTCTTTCAAAAATTGCTAATAGTTAATTATGAAATCATTAATTACGACGGAATTAATCAAAACCAAACTAGAACCGAAAACTCGTCAGGAGGTCTTAGGGTTTTGCTTAAAAATAAAAGCAACGAAATAATTGCAAGTTTATGGATGAGAGTCTCAAAAACAGAACCCATACTTAGAGTCTTGAGTGAAATTAGATCTGAGAACAAAGATAAATTACTGGAACTTCTAGATTTCAATAAACATCTAATAAAGGAAGCCCAATCGTAA